In one Parvibaculum sp. genomic region, the following are encoded:
- a CDS encoding aminotransferase, whose protein sequence is MKAANSVFSSLGTTIFATMSALAAEHGAINLGQGFPDDEGPDDVRAAAAKAILEGPNQYPPMMGLPALRQAVAAANKRFYGLDIDWQSEVMVTSGATEALADCLIGLLNPGDEAIVLEPAYDSYKPVIEAAGAKAVPVSLEPPHWSLPLESLAAAFSAKTKLIVLNTPMNPTGKVFTRAELDAIAALLIRHDAYAVCDEVYEHLVFSGHRHIPLMTLPGMRERCLRIGSAGKTFSLTGWKVGYVTGPAHLLQTVAKTHQFVTFTTPPALQSAVAFGLAKDDAYFAGLAASLEAKRDRLAKGLAEAGLDVLPTDGTYFISADFRSLGFNGTDDEFCRDITMKAKVGAIPLSAFYADPAKAPQHLARFCFCKQDAILTEASARLKAYTKGQGA, encoded by the coding sequence ATGAAGGCGGCAAACAGCGTTTTTTCGAGCCTGGGCACGACGATCTTCGCCACCATGTCGGCGCTGGCGGCGGAGCACGGCGCCATCAATCTCGGCCAGGGCTTCCCCGACGACGAAGGCCCCGACGACGTGCGCGCGGCCGCGGCGAAGGCGATCCTTGAGGGCCCCAACCAGTATCCGCCGATGATGGGCTTGCCGGCGCTGCGCCAGGCCGTTGCCGCCGCAAACAAACGCTTCTACGGCCTCGACATCGACTGGCAGTCCGAAGTCATGGTCACGTCCGGCGCCACCGAGGCGCTGGCTGACTGTCTGATCGGCCTCCTCAATCCCGGCGACGAGGCCATCGTGCTGGAGCCCGCCTATGACAGCTACAAGCCCGTCATCGAGGCGGCGGGTGCGAAGGCCGTTCCGGTCTCGCTCGAGCCGCCGCACTGGTCGCTGCCGCTGGAGAGCCTCGCGGCGGCCTTCTCCGCGAAGACCAAGCTGATCGTCCTCAACACGCCGATGAACCCGACCGGCAAGGTCTTCACCCGCGCCGAACTCGACGCCATCGCCGCCCTGCTGATCCGCCACGACGCCTATGCCGTCTGCGACGAGGTCTATGAGCACCTGGTCTTTTCGGGCCACCGTCACATTCCGCTGATGACGCTGCCCGGCATGCGCGAGCGTTGCTTGCGCATCGGCTCGGCCGGCAAGACCTTCTCGCTGACCGGCTGGAAGGTCGGCTACGTCACCGGCCCTGCCCACCTGCTTCAGACGGTCGCGAAGACCCACCAGTTCGTCACCTTCACGACGCCGCCGGCGCTGCAATCGGCGGTCGCCTTCGGTCTTGCGAAGGACGACGCCTACTTCGCCGGCCTCGCTGCTTCGCTGGAAGCCAAACGCGACCGGCTGGCGAAGGGGCTGGCCGAAGCCGGCCTCGATGTTCTGCCCACGGACGGAACTTATTTCATCTCCGCCGATTTCAGATCCCTCGGATTCAACGGAACCGACGACGAATTTTGCCGCGACATCACCATGAAGGCGAAGGTCGGGGCGATTCCTCTTTCCGCCTTCTACGCCGACCCGGCCAAAGCCCCGCAACATCTCGCCCGCTTCTGCTTCTGCAAGCAGGACGCGATCCTGACCGAGGCCAGCGCGCGGCTGAAGGCTTATACCAAGGGGCAGGGCGCCTGA